The Clostridium chauvoei genome has a window encoding:
- a CDS encoding AraC family transcriptional regulator, translated as MGNTRYLITDKNIYNCKYELLYISKSKYENDWHSTAHFHPFTEIFFIINGEGAFTLDDRDVKVKQGDLIIINPNCLHTEKSIVKNNPLEYIVLGIDNLILNFPDSYNLTNDTNSKKLYKIINLQSSRDAILTCLNSLIREIENKDYNYEMACKNILTLLIIHIIRSIPSLLVIEEPQEKLNLECVKIKNYIDSHYSENITLDILSDMSYMNKFHLVHTFTKQIGISPINYVINKRIEESKNLLTTTSYSIRDIASIVGFSNSSYFSQAFKKVTGTSPKGYRLDKK; from the coding sequence ATGGGGAATACAAGATATTTAATTACTGATAAGAATATTTATAACTGTAAATATGAATTGTTGTACATAAGTAAGTCCAAATATGAAAACGATTGGCATAGTACAGCTCACTTTCATCCTTTTACAGAAATATTTTTTATCATTAATGGTGAAGGGGCTTTTACTTTAGATGATAGAGATGTAAAGGTTAAACAAGGAGATTTAATTATAATAAATCCTAATTGTCTTCATACCGAAAAATCTATCGTAAAAAATAACCCTTTAGAGTATATAGTTTTAGGAATAGATAATTTAATACTAAACTTTCCCGATTCCTATAACTTAACTAATGATACGAATTCTAAAAAACTCTATAAAATTATTAATTTACAAAGCAGTAGAGATGCTATATTAACCTGCTTAAATTCCTTAATAAGGGAAATTGAGAATAAAGACTATAATTATGAGATGGCTTGCAAAAATATATTAACACTTCTTATAATCCATATCATTCGTAGTATCCCATCTCTTTTAGTAATTGAAGAACCACAGGAAAAACTTAACTTAGAATGTGTTAAGATTAAAAACTACATTGATTCACACTACTCAGAAAACATTACACTTGATATTTTATCTGATATGTCTTATATGAATAAGTTCCATTTAGTACACACTTTTACAAAGCAAATTGGAATTTCTCCAATTAATTATGTAATTAATAAAAGAATTGAAGAATCTAAAAATTTATTGACTACTACTAGTTATTCAATTAGAGATATAGCTTCAATTGTTGGCTTTTCTAATTCCTCTTATTTTAGCCAAGCCTTTAAGAAAGTTACCGGAACTTCCCCAAAAGGATATAGATTAGATAAAAAATAA
- a CDS encoding tRNA threonylcarbamoyladenosine dehydratase: MLQHPLSRTELLIGSEGLEKLKNAKVMVFGVGGVGSFTVEALTRAGVGNIILVDDDTVCLTNLNRQIHATYNTVSKVKVEVMKERILSINKKCNVTTHQVFVTPENISDLVPDDVDYVVDAIDTVSAKLALAQYCYEKNIKIISSMGTGNKLDPTQFQVSDIYKTKVCPLAKVMRYELRKRGVKKLKVVYSEEMPRKPKTEDVVTCKTGCVCTGGTKKCAAKRQIPGSISFVPPVAGMILGGEVIKDILEVK, from the coding sequence ATGTTACAACATCCATTATCTAGAACAGAACTACTTATAGGTAGTGAGGGCTTAGAAAAATTAAAAAATGCTAAAGTAATGGTATTTGGAGTAGGGGGAGTTGGTAGTTTTACTGTTGAAGCTTTAACAAGAGCTGGAGTTGGAAATATAATTCTAGTAGATGACGATACAGTATGCTTAACTAATTTAAATAGACAAATACATGCTACATATAATACTGTAAGTAAAGTTAAAGTTGAAGTTATGAAAGAAAGAATTCTTTCTATAAATAAGAAATGTAATGTAACAACTCATCAAGTATTTGTAACACCTGAAAATATAAGTGATTTAGTACCAGATGATGTTGACTATGTTGTTGATGCAATTGACACTGTTTCAGCTAAACTTGCATTAGCCCAATATTGTTATGAAAAAAATATAAAAATAATATCATCTATGGGAACAGGAAATAAGTTAGATCCAACACAATTTCAAGTTTCAGATATTTATAAAACAAAGGTATGTCCATTAGCTAAGGTAATGAGATATGAACTTAGAAAAAGAGGCGTGAAAAAACTTAAAGTTGTATATTCAGAAGAAATGCCAAGAAAGCCTAAAACTGAAGATGTAGTTACTTGTAAAACAGGATGTGTTTGTACAGGTGGTACAAAAAAATGTGCAGCTAAAAGACAAATACCAGGAAGTATTTCATTTGTTCCACCAGTTGCAGGAATGATATTAGGTGGAGAAGTTATCAAAGATATACTAGAAGTTAAATAA
- a CDS encoding CPBP family intramembrane glutamic endopeptidase, whose protein sequence is MLVPESDFLNEFTSIANNNFLYFFINAILYAPFTEELLFRGIILNGLLGKYSAKIAIPISALLFAYTHFNFHQGVNAFIFGLALGYIFYKTKSLYLTIFCHFINNLIALITFTPSNPIVFQITTFLSAFIGLSLLAFIIVKYTPEYNKNLKNLDL, encoded by the coding sequence ATGTTAGTTCCTGAAAGTGATTTTTTAAATGAATTTACTTCTATTGCAAATAATAATTTCTTATATTTCTTTATTAATGCAATTTTATATGCACCATTTACAGAAGAATTATTATTTAGGGGAATTATACTTAATGGCTTACTTGGAAAATATAGTGCAAAAATAGCAATCCCAATTTCAGCTTTACTATTTGCCTATACTCATTTTAATTTTCATCAAGGTGTCAATGCCTTTATTTTCGGTTTAGCCTTAGGATATATATTTTATAAAACAAAATCATTATATTTAACTATATTCTGTCACTTTATAAATAATTTGATAGCACTTATCACCTTCACCCCCTCAAATCCTATAGTTTTTCAAATAACAACATTTTTATCAGCCTTTATAGGACTTAGTTTATTAGCTTTCATAATTGTTAAATATACGCCAGAATATAATAAAAACTTGAAAAACTTAGACCTTTAA
- a CDS encoding 5'-methylthioadenosine/adenosylhomocysteine nucleosidase — MVLGIISAMSEELEILLKDMTLEEKIEKANMTFNKGKLGNTSIIAVVSGIGKVNAAVCAQILISEYKVDSIINVGVAGGIGKDIYPGDVVVATDLVQHDMDTTVFGDPHGQVPRLDTFAFKCDEKLVKAAMEACEEITEINTFSGRIVSGDQFISSVEKIQWFEKEFGAISCEMEGASIAHVCYLNNVPCVVIRSISDNANNGAHMDYEKFIPLGVRNSTAILKTMINKLS, encoded by the coding sequence ATGGTTTTAGGAATTATAAGTGCAATGTCAGAAGAATTAGAAATTCTTTTAAAAGATATGACTCTAGAAGAAAAAATTGAAAAGGCTAATATGACTTTTAATAAAGGTAAACTTGGAAACACAAGTATAATTGCTGTAGTTAGTGGTATTGGTAAGGTTAATGCTGCTGTATGCGCACAAATACTTATATCAGAATATAAGGTTGATTCAATAATAAATGTAGGTGTTGCTGGTGGTATCGGTAAAGATATTTATCCTGGAGATGTAGTAGTTGCTACAGATTTAGTTCAACATGATATGGATACAACAGTATTTGGAGATCCACATGGTCAAGTACCTAGATTAGATACTTTTGCTTTTAAGTGTGATGAAAAATTAGTTAAAGCAGCTATGGAAGCTTGCGAAGAAATAACTGAAATAAACACATTCTCTGGAAGAATAGTTTCAGGAGATCAATTTATTTCAAGTGTAGAAAAAATTCAATGGTTTGAAAAAGAATTTGGTGCAATATCATGTGAAATGGAAGGTGCAAGTATAGCTCATGTTTGCTACTTAAACAATGTTCCATGTGTTGTTATTAGATCCATTTCAGATAATGCAAATAATGGTGCTCACATGGACTACGAAAAATTCATACCATTAGGTGTAAGAAATTCAACAGCAATATTAAAGACAATGATAAATAAACTTTCTTAA
- a CDS encoding DUF3784 domain-containing protein — translation MLTLLTSIIMMILSIAIGALIKKGKINPYIKTYRNTIDNNEENTFLNKVSDYLANSFYALGLILISFGLIDYAGYEKSILVLVIALIVWFIATFVGAQLITNEE, via the coding sequence ATGTTAACCTTATTAACTAGCATAATTATGATGATACTCTCAATAGCTATTGGAGCATTAATAAAGAAGGGGAAGATAAATCCATATATTAAAACTTATAGAAATACAATAGATAATAATGAAGAAAATACATTTTTAAATAAGGTTAGTGATTATTTAGCAAATAGTTTTTATGCATTGGGTTTAATATTGATATCCTTCGGTTTGATAGATTATGCAGGTTATGAAAAAAGTATACTTGTATTAGTAATAGCACTTATTGTGTGGTTTATAGCAACTTTTGTAGGAGCGCAACTTATCACAAATGAAGAGTGA
- a CDS encoding DUF1015 domain-containing protein, with amino-acid sequence MAIIKAFKALRPTKKLASKIAALPYDVMNRKEAKKMVEGNKYSFLHVDRAEIDLDESINMYDDVVYDKAKENLEKMIDLKWYIQDKKPYFYIYRQIMNGKQQTGLVACASVDDYKNNIIKKHELTREEKELDRINHVDRCNANTGPIFLTYRENKSISNIINEWVKKKPVYNFTSEDGNEHVVWLIDDEKTINNLENLFKGVDYVYIADGHHRSASAVKVAELRRKEYKEYTGEEEFNFFLSIAYPDSELQVLDYNRTVKDLNGLTKEKFLEEVREYFKITLSKDKVKPSKKHTFGMYLEKEWYLLEAKDGTYNIDDPVEQLDVSILQNNILRPILGIDDPRKSNRIAFIGGVRGLEELEKRADSDMKVSFSMFPTSIEDIMTIADSGRIMPPKSTWFEPKPRSGLFIHKLMSIK; translated from the coding sequence ATGGCAATAATTAAGGCTTTTAAAGCATTAAGACCTACAAAAAAGCTTGCATCAAAAATAGCAGCATTACCTTATGATGTTATGAATAGAAAAGAAGCAAAGAAAATGGTAGAGGGAAATAAATATTCATTTTTACATGTAGATAGAGCTGAAATAGATTTAGATGAGTCTATAAATATGTATGATGATGTAGTCTATGATAAAGCAAAAGAAAACTTAGAAAAAATGATAGATTTAAAATGGTATATTCAAGATAAGAAGCCTTATTTTTATATATACAGACAAATAATGAATGGAAAACAACAAACAGGTTTAGTAGCATGTGCTTCAGTAGATGATTATAAAAATAATATTATAAAAAAACATGAATTAACTAGAGAAGAAAAAGAATTAGATAGAATTAATCATGTTGATAGATGTAATGCCAATACAGGTCCAATATTTTTGACATATAGAGAAAATAAATCTATATCAAATATAATTAATGAATGGGTTAAAAAGAAGCCAGTGTATAATTTCACATCTGAAGATGGCAATGAGCATGTAGTTTGGCTAATTGATGATGAAAAGACAATAAATAACTTAGAAAACTTATTTAAGGGTGTGGATTACGTATATATTGCTGATGGACATCATAGATCAGCATCGGCAGTTAAAGTAGCAGAGCTTAGAAGAAAAGAATACAAGGAATATACAGGAGAAGAAGAATTTAATTTCTTTTTATCAATAGCATATCCAGATAGTGAATTACAAGTTTTAGATTATAATAGAACAGTTAAAGATTTAAATGGATTAACTAAAGAAAAATTCTTAGAAGAAGTAAGAGAATATTTTAAAATAACTTTATCAAAGGATAAAGTAAAACCAAGTAAAAAGCATACCTTTGGAATGTATTTAGAAAAAGAGTGGTATCTATTAGAAGCAAAAGATGGAACATATAACATTGATGATCCAGTTGAACAACTAGATGTATCAATATTACAAAATAATATTTTAAGACCTATATTAGGAATAGATGATCCTAGAAAATCAAATAGAATTGCTTTTATCGGAGGGGTAAGGGGATTAGAAGAATTAGAAAAACGAGCTGACAGCGATATGAAAGTAAGCTTTTCAATGTTCCCAACTTCAATTGAAGATATTATGACTATTGCAGATAGTGGAAGAATAATGCCACCAAAATCTACATGGTTCGAACCTAAACCTAGAAGTGGCTTATTTATTCATAAATTAATGTCAATAAAGTAA
- a CDS encoding D-2-hydroxyacid dehydrogenase: MYKVLASDGLEKDAIDKLVASGFEIINEHYNNDKLKEKLKDFDVLVVRSATKVRKDVLEKAIKGKLKLIVRAGVGIDNIDVEYACNNGIVVKNTPNSSSSAVAELVIGHMLAVARFIGISNHTMRNEEWNKKKYKGIEISGKTLGIIGMGRIGRALSEKAEALGMKVQYYTIEGKHEDLKYKFISLEKILKTSDFISLHVPYDKNKGALIGKNELNMMKDGVYIINCARGKVIDEEALLEALNSGKVAGAGIDVFEEEPTANKALVNNEKVSCTPHIGAATKEAQERIEEEVVSTIKKFFEIDD, translated from the coding sequence ATGTATAAAGTTTTAGCAAGTGATGGGTTAGAAAAGGATGCTATAGACAAGTTGGTAGCATCAGGCTTTGAAATTATAAATGAACATTATAATAATGATAAGCTTAAAGAAAAATTAAAAGATTTTGATGTTTTAGTAGTCAGATCAGCCACTAAAGTAAGAAAAGATGTTTTAGAAAAAGCAATAAAAGGAAAGCTAAAGCTAATAGTGAGAGCTGGAGTAGGAATTGACAATATAGATGTAGAGTATGCTTGCAATAATGGAATAGTAGTTAAAAATACTCCTAACTCAAGTTCAAGTGCTGTAGCAGAATTAGTAATTGGACACATGCTTGCAGTAGCTAGATTTATTGGAATTTCTAATCATACAATGAGAAATGAAGAATGGAACAAGAAAAAATATAAAGGAATAGAAATTAGCGGCAAAACATTAGGGATAATTGGAATGGGTAGAATAGGAAGAGCTTTATCAGAAAAAGCAGAGGCTTTAGGAATGAAAGTTCAATATTATACTATTGAAGGAAAGCATGAGGATTTAAAGTATAAATTTATATCATTAGAAAAGATTCTTAAAACTTCAGATTTTATATCATTACATGTTCCATATGATAAAAATAAAGGTGCTTTAATAGGGAAAAATGAATTAAATATGATGAAAGATGGAGTTTATATAATTAATTGTGCAAGAGGAAAAGTAATAGATGAAGAAGCTCTTTTAGAAGCTTTAAATAGTGGAAAGGTAGCAGGGGCAGGTATAGATGTTTTTGAAGAAGAGCCAACAGCTAATAAAGCTTTAGTAAATAATGAAAAAGTTAGTTGTACTCCGCATATTGGAGCAGCAACAAAAGAGGCACAAGAAAGAATAGAAGAGGAAGTTGTATCAACTATAAAGAAATTTTTTGAAATAGATGATTAA
- a CDS encoding pyridoxal-phosphate-dependent aminotransferase family protein, whose amino-acid sequence MHKKLFIPGPVEVRSDVLNQMAKPMIGHRSKEASIIQRRISDNLRKLFYTESEILLSTTSGSGLMEGAIRSCTAKRAAVFSVGAFGKRWYEMAISNNVPADLFEVEMGQAITPDMVDRELKTGKYDLVAVTHNETSTGIMNPIEEIGEVIKKYQDIIFIVDAVSSAAGTKIEVDTVGIDVCIASTQKAIGLPPGMAICTFSKKAKERAEKVPNRGFYLDLLALYKYIQKKDYQYPSTPSLSHMYALDYQLDYILNKEGLENRFSRHLEMAKVVRAWAENYFEIFPDKRYISNTLTTIKNTRNIDIADLNKKLGERGFQISNGYGSLKNKTFRIAHMADCQMEDINDLLKNINEILGLE is encoded by the coding sequence ATGCATAAAAAATTATTTATTCCAGGTCCTGTAGAGGTTAGATCAGATGTATTAAATCAAATGGCAAAGCCGATGATAGGACATAGAAGCAAGGAAGCTTCTATAATCCAAAGAAGAATAAGTGATAACTTAAGAAAATTATTTTATACTGAAAGTGAAATTTTGCTTTCAACAACTTCAGGAAGTGGTCTTATGGAAGGGGCAATAAGATCATGTACTGCTAAAAGGGCAGCTGTATTTTCAGTTGGAGCATTCGGAAAGAGATGGTATGAGATGGCTATTTCTAATAATGTTCCAGCAGATTTATTTGAAGTTGAAATGGGGCAAGCTATTACACCAGATATGGTAGATAGAGAATTAAAAACTGGGAAATATGATTTAGTTGCAGTTACTCATAATGAGACATCAACGGGGATAATGAATCCTATTGAAGAAATTGGAGAAGTAATAAAAAAATATCAAGATATTATATTTATAGTAGATGCAGTTAGTTCAGCGGCAGGAACTAAAATTGAAGTAGATACAGTGGGAATAGATGTTTGTATTGCCTCAACACAAAAAGCTATAGGACTTCCACCAGGAATGGCTATTTGTACATTTTCTAAAAAGGCTAAAGAGAGAGCCGAAAAAGTTCCTAATAGAGGTTTCTATTTAGATCTTTTAGCGTTATATAAATATATTCAAAAGAAGGATTATCAATATCCTTCAACACCATCCTTATCTCATATGTACGCTTTAGATTATCAATTAGATTATATTCTTAATAAAGAAGGTTTAGAAAATAGATTTTCAAGACATTTAGAAATGGCTAAAGTAGTTAGAGCATGGGCAGAAAATTATTTTGAGATTTTTCCAGACAAAAGATATATTTCTAATACATTAACAACTATAAAAAATACAAGAAATATAGACATAGCAGATTTAAATAAAAAGTTAGGAGAAAGAGGTTTCCAAATTTCAAATGGGTATGGAAGTTTAAAAAACAAAACCTTTAGAATTGCGCATATGGCAGATTGTCAAATGGAAGACATAAATGATTTATTAAAAAATATAAATGAAATATTAGGACTAGAATAA